The Virgibacillus phasianinus genome includes a window with the following:
- a CDS encoding CalY family protein codes for MGIKKQLGMGVMSAAIGLSLIGGGTYAYFSDSEVTNNTFAAGTLDLSAEPTEIINVDNIKPGDWMVRTFELQNNGNLDISKVSLETSYSVIDANGDNTEDFGEHIQVEFLYNADKLDEVIYQTSLAELQNMTPEAVNQHIFYPQFGEKGLPAGSLDDFAVKFNFVDNGEDQNQFQGDSLKLQWKFNAQQSTGGEK; via the coding sequence ATGGGGATTAAAAAACAGCTTGGTATGGGAGTAATGTCAGCAGCAATCGGGTTATCTTTGATAGGTGGAGGAACCTATGCGTATTTTAGCGACAGCGAGGTGACCAATAATACGTTTGCAGCAGGCACGCTGGATTTATCTGCGGAACCGACAGAAATCATTAATGTCGACAACATCAAGCCCGGAGATTGGATGGTTCGCACCTTTGAACTGCAGAACAACGGTAATTTGGATATCAGCAAGGTATCGCTGGAAACTAGCTATTCCGTCATAGATGCCAATGGGGATAACACCGAGGATTTTGGTGAGCATATCCAAGTGGAATTCCTATACAACGCAGATAAGCTTGATGAAGTTATTTACCAAACTTCTTTAGCTGAACTGCAAAATATGACACCTGAAGCAGTAAATCAACACATTTTCTACCCGCAATTTGGTGAAAAAGGACTTCCAGCGGGCAGCCTTGATGATTTCGCAGTCAAGTTTAACTTTGTTGACAACGGAGAGGACCAAAATCAATTCCAAGGGGATTCTTTGAAACTACAATGGAAATTTAATGCACAGCAATCAACTGGTGGAGAAAAATAA